One genomic segment of Canis lupus baileyi chromosome 9, mCanLup2.hap1, whole genome shotgun sequence includes these proteins:
- the C9H14orf119 gene encoding uncharacterized protein C14orf119 homolog, which produces MPLESSSSSMPLSFPPPLPSVPDSITNSSPPPMSYITSQEMKCILHWFASWSGPQRERFLQDLVAKAVPGKLQPLLEGLEQLSVSRANRPPCIFECQLRLWDQWFRGWAEQERNEFVRQLEVSEPDFVAKFYQAVAATAGKD; this is translated from the coding sequence ATGCCACTGGAATCATCTTCCTCTTCAATGCCActatccttccctcctcctttacCCTCAGTACCAGATAGTATTACTaactcttccccacccccaatgtCTTACATCACTTCCCAGGAGATGAAGTGTATTCTTCACTGGTTTGCCAGTTGGTCAGGTCCCCAGCGTGAACGTTTCCTACAGGACCTGGTAGCTAAGGCAGTGCCAGGAAAATTACAGCCACTGCTGGAAGGGCTGGAGCAGCTTAGTGTGTCTAGAGCAAACCGACCACCTTGTATCTTTGAGTGCCAGCTACGTCTTTGGGATCAGTGGTTTCGAGGTTGGGCTGAGCAGGAGCGCAATGAATTTGTCAGGCAGCTGGAGGTCAGTGAGCCAGACTTCGTGGCAAAGTTTTACCAAGCAGTGGCTGCTACAGCTGGTAAAGACTGA
- the CIROP gene encoding ciliated left-right organizer metallopeptidase, whose amino-acid sequence MLLLLLLLGTVVSRCLHDETQKSVTLLRPHLSQLAPNFHSSSLTLPGSRDPQPLRIRICYIRDPASGAWDPEGAEIRGGPQALALAAARQATQQLQGVLAVPPVQGPLLLSRDPAQYCHAVWGDPDTPNYHRCSLLNPEYKGETCLGAKIPDAHLRGYALWPEQGPPQLVQPDGPGVQDTDFLLYVLVAHTSKCHGEPSVIAYAACCQLDSEDRPLAGTIVYCAQHLTSPSLSHRDIVMVTLHELLHALGFSGQLFKKWRDCPSGPSVRENCSTRQQVTRRDEWGQLLLTTPTVSHSLAKHLGVTGTSLGVPLEEEGPLSSHWEARMLQGSIMTATFDGARRTRLDPITLAAFRDSGWYQVNHSAAQELLWGQGAGLEFGLVTTCGAGSSDFFCTGSGVGCHYLHLDKGSCSSDPMLEGCRMYKPLANGSECWKKENGFSLGAENLHGEIYHSQSRCFLANITSPLFHEAKTRHPSQIPYLKEAELTGRCYLHQCTERGAYKVQAEGSPWASCLPGKAIQIPGYYGLLFCPRGRLCQTNVGTSTVTSPPVSLPIQDGLFQLSLQLAGPPGDSMGKGELEELTEALLQALVSRGGASRCYFHSPSITASLVFTVYMWKSSDCRGPSVGMLHRALTLTLQKPLEVHYGGASFTTEHIKLLATLDHNPSVTHLALSMGLCLTLLILVGALGTMAYQKRATLRVAPSAPHHSPELQDTRDPVGGIREV is encoded by the exons atgttgctgctgctgctgctcctggggaCTGTCGTGAGCagatgcctacatgatgagacaCAGAAGTCTGTGACCCTTCTCAGGCCCCATCTCTCCCAACTTGCCCCAAACTTCCACTCTTCCTCCCTCACCCTCCCTGGTTCCCGTGATCCCCAACCCCTGCGAATCCGAATCTGCTATATCAGAGATCCTGCATCCGGAGCTTGGGATCCTGAGGGAGCCGAAATAAGAGGGGGACCCCAAGCCCTGGCCCTGGCTGCAGCCAGACAGGCCACTCAGCAACTCCAAGGGGTCCTCGCAG TTCCTCCAGTGCAAGGCCCCCTGCTTCTGAGTCGAGACCCTGCACAGTACTGCCATGCTGTCTGGGGGGACCCGGACACCCCAAACTATCACAG ATGCAGCCTCTTAAACCCAGAGTACAAGGGAGAGACTTGCCTGGGGGCAAAG ATCCCTGATGCCCATCTCCGTGGTTATGCACTGTGGCCAGAGCAGGGTCCCCCACAACTGGTCCAGCCAGATGGGCCTGGGGTCCAAGACACTGATTTTCTCCTGTATGTGTTGGTGGCCCACACTTCCAAGTGCCATGGAGAG CCCTCTGTCATAGCCTATGCTGCCTGCTGCCAGCTGGACTCAGAAGACAGACCCCTTGCTGGCACCATTGTCTACTGCGCCCAGCATCTCaccagccccagcctcagccatCGTGACATCGTCATG GTCACACTACACGAATTGCTCCATGCTCTGGGTTTCTCCGGACAGCTCTTCAAGAAGTGGCGGGATTGCCCCTCAGGACCCAGCG TTAGGGAGAACTGTTCCACAAGGCAACAAGTGACACGGCGAGATGAGTGGGGACAGCTGCTTCTAACCACCCCAACTGTTAGCCACAGCCTGGCCAAACACTTGGGAGTGACAGGGACTTCATTGGGTGTTCCCTTGGAAGAAGAG GGCCCTTTGTCTTCACACTGGGAGGCCCGAATGCTCCAGGGTTCTATAATGACTGCTACCTTCGATGGTGCCCGGCGCACTCGACTTGATCCAATCACTCTCGCTGCCTTCAGAGATTCTGGCTGGTACCAAGTCAATCACAGCGCTGCACAGGAGCTGTTGTGGGGCCAGG GAGCTGGCCTGGAATTTGGCCTGGTGACTACGTGTGGGGCTGGCTCCTCAGACTTCTTCTGTACTGGCAG CGGAGTGGGCTGCCATTACCTGCATCTGGACAAGGGAAGCTGTTCCTCTGACCCCATGCTGGAAGGCTGCCGCATGTACAAGCCCTTGGCCAATGGG AGTGAGTGCTGGAAGAAGGAAAACGGATTCTCACTGGGGGCAGAGAACCTCCATGGGGAAATCTACCATTCCCAGAGTCGTTGCTTCCTTGCCAACATCACCTCACCACTGTTCCATGAGGCCAAgaccaggcatccctctcagaTCCCATACCTGAAGGAAGCAGAGCTCACTGGCCGCTGCTACTTACATCaatgcacagagagaggagcataCAAGGTGCAGGCAGAGGGATCACCATGGGCCTCATGCCTTCCTGGAAAAGCTATTCAG ATACCTGGGTACTATGGTCTTCTCTTCTGTCCCCGGGGTCGACTGTGTCAAACTAACGTAGGTACCAGCACTGTTACTTCACCACCTGTGAGTCTTCCGATCCAAGATGGGTTATTCCAGCTGTCTTTACAATTAGCTGGGCCCCCTGGCGACTCCATGGGGAAGGGAGAGCTCGAAGAGCTGACTGAAGCATTACTACAGGCCCTGGTGAGCAGAGGCGGTGCCAGCAG GTGCTATTTCCACAGCCCCTCCATTACTGCTAGCCTAGTGTTCACCGTGTACATGTGGAAGTCATCTGACTGCCGAGGGCCTTCAGTTGGTATGCTACACAGGGCCCTGACCTTGACTCTCCAGAAACCCCTAGAAGTACACTATGGAGGAGCCAGCTTTACCACAGAACACATCAA GTTGCTGGCTACCTTGGACCATAATCCCTCCGTGACCCATCTTGCACTGTCCATGGGACTCTGCCTAACACTGCTTATCCTGGTGGGTGCACTGGGAACCATGGCTTATCAGAAACGAGCTACTCTTCGGGTGGCACCATCTGCCCCTCACCATTCACCAGAGCTCCAAGACACAAGAGACCCAGTTGGAGGAATAAGGGAGGTGTGA